The following are encoded in a window of Pseudomonas multiresinivorans genomic DNA:
- a CDS encoding ParB/RepB/Spo0J family partition protein — MAAKKRGLGRGLDALLSGSSAATLQEEAVQVDSRELQHLPLDLIQRGKYQPRRDMDPQALEELAQSIKVQGVMQPIVVRPIGNGRYEIIAGERRWRATQQAGLDKIPAMVREVPDEAAIAMALIENIQREDLNPIEEAAALQRLQQEFQLTQQQVADAVGKSRVTVANLLRLIALPEEIKTLLSHGDLEMGHARALLGLPENRQVEGARHVVARGFTVRQTEALVRQWLNTSEEPVKTVRTDPDISRLEQRLAERLGAPVQIRHGQKGKGQLVIRYNSLDELQGVLAHIR; from the coding sequence ATGGCCGCCAAGAAACGAGGTCTCGGACGCGGGCTGGACGCCCTGCTCAGTGGCTCCAGCGCCGCTACGCTGCAGGAAGAAGCCGTTCAGGTGGACAGCAGGGAGCTGCAACACCTGCCGCTGGACCTGATCCAGCGCGGCAAGTACCAGCCCCGCCGCGACATGGACCCGCAGGCCCTCGAGGAGCTCGCCCAGTCGATCAAGGTCCAGGGCGTGATGCAGCCCATCGTGGTGCGCCCCATCGGCAACGGTCGCTACGAGATCATCGCCGGCGAGCGCCGCTGGCGCGCCACCCAGCAGGCCGGCCTGGACAAGATCCCGGCGATGGTCCGCGAAGTGCCCGATGAAGCTGCCATCGCCATGGCGCTGATCGAGAACATCCAGCGCGAGGACCTCAACCCCATCGAGGAAGCGGCCGCGCTGCAGCGCCTGCAGCAGGAATTCCAGCTGACCCAGCAACAGGTCGCCGACGCCGTGGGCAAATCCCGCGTAACCGTCGCCAACCTGTTGCGGCTGATCGCCCTGCCGGAAGAGATCAAGACCCTGCTCTCCCATGGTGACCTGGAAATGGGCCATGCCCGCGCATTGCTCGGACTGCCGGAAAATCGGCAGGTTGAGGGTGCGCGACATGTTGTCGCACGCGGTTTCACCGTGCGTCAGACCGAAGCACTAGTGCGCCAGTGGCTCAATACATCCGAGGAACCTGTCAAAACGGTCAGGACCGACCCCGACATCAGCCGTCTGGAACAGCGCCTGGCTGAGCGCCTGGGCGCTCCCGTGCAGATTCGCCACGGGCAGAAGGGCAAGGGCCAGTTGGTGATCCGATACAACTCCCTCGACGAGTTGCAGGGTGTACTCGCCCACATACGTTGA
- a CDS encoding F0F1 ATP synthase subunit I: MEPRKPNRLPFHRQPAFSLLLVQLVLLLIGAATLWFARGSVAGYSGLLGGLIAWLPNLYFARKAFRYSGARSAQLIVRSFYAGEAGKLILTAVLFALTFAGVKPLAPLALFGIYLLTLAVSWLAPLLMRNTFTRP; this comes from the coding sequence ATGGAACCCCGCAAGCCCAATCGTTTGCCCTTCCATCGCCAGCCGGCTTTTAGCCTGCTGCTCGTCCAACTGGTGCTGCTGCTTATCGGTGCAGCAACCCTGTGGTTTGCCCGGGGATCGGTCGCAGGCTATTCCGGCTTATTGGGTGGCCTGATTGCGTGGTTGCCGAATCTGTACTTTGCTCGCAAGGCGTTCCGTTACAGCGGAGCGCGTTCTGCCCAGCTGATAGTCCGGTCCTTCTATGCCGGTGAGGCGGGAAAACTGATTCTGACGGCAGTGCTCTTCGCACTGACGTTCGCAGGTGTGAAGCCACTGGCGCCGCTGGCGCTGTTCGGCATCTACCTGCTGACCCTGGCGGTCAGCTGGTTGGCACCCCTGCTGATGCGAAACACATTTACAAGACCTTAG
- the atpB gene encoding F0F1 ATP synthase subunit A has translation MAAESASGYIQHHLQNLTLGRLPDGSWGFAHTAEQAKEMGFWAFHVDTLGWSVFLGLVFILIFRMAAKKATSGQPGGLQNFVEVLVEFVDGSVKDTFHGRNPLIAPLALTVFVWIFLMNLIDLVPVDFLPLAAQAVTGNEHLFFRAVATTDPNATFGMSIAVFALIIFYSIKVKGIGGFLGELTLHPFNSKNMVVQIILIPVNFLLEFVTLIAKPVSLALRLFGNMYAGELIFILIAVMFGSGILWLGGMGVVLNWAWAVFHILIITLQAFIFMMLTIVYLSMAHEDSH, from the coding sequence ATGGCAGCAGAAAGCGCTTCGGGTTACATCCAGCACCACTTGCAGAACCTGACTCTGGGTCGTCTGCCGGATGGTTCCTGGGGGTTCGCCCACACCGCCGAACAAGCCAAGGAAATGGGCTTCTGGGCATTCCACGTTGATACCCTGGGCTGGTCCGTATTCCTCGGCCTGGTGTTCATCCTTATCTTCCGCATGGCCGCCAAGAAGGCTACCAGCGGTCAACCCGGCGGCCTGCAGAACTTCGTTGAAGTGCTGGTGGAGTTCGTCGACGGCAGCGTGAAGGACACCTTCCACGGCCGTAATCCGCTCATCGCACCACTGGCGCTGACCGTGTTCGTCTGGATCTTCCTGATGAACCTGATCGACCTGGTGCCCGTGGACTTCCTGCCGCTGGCGGCTCAGGCGGTCACCGGCAATGAGCATCTGTTCTTCCGCGCCGTGGCCACTACCGATCCGAACGCCACCTTCGGCATGTCGATCGCAGTGTTCGCGCTGATCATCTTCTACAGCATCAAGGTCAAGGGTATCGGCGGCTTCCTCGGCGAACTGACCCTGCACCCGTTCAACAGCAAGAACATGGTGGTTCAGATCATCCTGATCCCGGTGAACTTCCTGCTGGAGTTCGTGACCCTGATCGCCAAGCCGGTATCCCTGGCACTGCGTCTGTTCGGCAACATGTACGCCGGCGAGCTGATCTTCATCCTGATCGCCGTGATGTTCGGCTCCGGCATTCTCTGGCTGGGCGGCATGGGTGTCGTGCTGAACTGGGCGTGGGCCGTGTTCCACATCCTGATCATCACCCTGCAGGCCTTCATCTTCATGATGCTGACCATCGTCTACCTGTCGATGGCGCACGAAGACAGCCACTGA
- the atpE gene encoding F0F1 ATP synthase subunit C, with protein METVVGLTAIAVALLIGLGALGTAIGFGLLGGKFLEGAARQPEMVPMLQVKMFIVAGLLDAVTMIGVGIALFFTFANPFIAQVAQ; from the coding sequence ATGGAAACTGTAGTTGGACTCACTGCTATCGCCGTTGCTCTGCTGATCGGTCTGGGCGCTCTGGGTACCGCCATCGGCTTCGGCCTGCTGGGCGGCAAGTTCCTGGAAGGCGCTGCTCGTCAGCCGGAAATGGTTCCGATGCTGCAGGTCAAAATGTTCATCGTCGCCGGCCTGCTCGACGCCGTGACCATGATCGGCGTTGGTATCGCTCTGTTCTTCACCTTCGCTAACCCGTTCATTGCTCAGGTTGCCCAGTAA
- a CDS encoding F0F1 ATP synthase subunit B: protein MNINATLIGQAIAFAIFVLFCMKFVWPPVIAALHERQKKIADGLDAANRAARDLELAHEKAGQQLREAKAQAAEIIEQAKKSANQIVDEARDQARAEGDRMIAQAKAQIEQELNSVKDALRAQVGALAVSGAEKILGASIDANAQKQLVDQLAAEI, encoded by the coding sequence GTGAACATTAATGCAACTCTGATCGGCCAGGCCATCGCGTTCGCCATCTTCGTCCTGTTCTGCATGAAGTTCGTGTGGCCTCCGGTCATCGCGGCTCTGCACGAGCGTCAGAAGAAGATCGCCGACGGCCTGGACGCTGCCAACCGCGCGGCTCGTGACCTGGAACTGGCTCACGAGAAAGCGGGTCAGCAACTGCGCGAAGCCAAGGCTCAGGCAGCCGAAATCATCGAGCAGGCGAAGAAGAGCGCTAACCAGATCGTTGACGAAGCCCGTGATCAGGCCCGTGCCGAAGGTGATCGCATGATCGCTCAGGCCAAAGCCCAGATCGAACAGGAACTCAACAGCGTCAAAGACGCCCTGCGTGCCCAAGTGGGTGCCCTGGCTGTCTCCGGCGCCGAGAAGATCCTGGGTGCTTCGATCGATGCCAACGCGCAAAAGCAGCTGGTTGATCAACTGGCCGCCGAGATCTAA
- a CDS encoding F0F1 ATP synthase subunit delta translates to MAELTTLARPYAKAAFEYAQAHQQLADWSAALGVLAAVSRDDTVRQLLKEPQLTAAAKADALIDVCGDKLNAPAQNFVRTVAENKRLDLLPTIFVMFEQLKAEQEKLVEVEVTSAFALDQQQQDKLAKALSARLSREVRLHASEDASLIGGVVIRAGDLVIDGSVRGKIAKLAEALKS, encoded by the coding sequence ATGGCAGAACTGACCACATTGGCTCGTCCATACGCGAAGGCGGCTTTCGAGTACGCCCAGGCTCATCAGCAATTGGCCGATTGGTCCGCTGCTCTGGGTGTGCTGGCTGCAGTGTCGCGGGACGACACCGTGCGCCAGCTGCTCAAAGAGCCCCAGCTGACCGCAGCAGCCAAGGCTGACGCGCTGATCGACGTGTGTGGCGACAAGCTCAATGCTCCGGCCCAGAACTTCGTCCGGACTGTGGCTGAAAACAAGCGGCTCGACCTTCTGCCGACCATCTTCGTGATGTTCGAGCAACTCAAGGCCGAGCAGGAAAAATTGGTCGAGGTCGAGGTCACCAGTGCCTTCGCCCTGGACCAGCAACAGCAGGACAAACTCGCCAAGGCTCTCAGCGCCCGGCTCAGTCGCGAAGTGCGACTTCATGCGTCGGAAGACGCGAGCCTGATCGGCGGCGTGGTAATTCGCGCCGGTGACTTGGTAATCGATGGCTCGGTGCGCGGCAAAATCGCGAAACTGGCCGAAGCGTTGAAATCTTGA
- the atpA gene encoding F0F1 ATP synthase subunit alpha, with translation MQQLNPSEISEIIKGRIEKLDVASQARNEGTIVSVSDGIVRIFGLADVMYGEMIEFPGGVYGMALNLEQDSVGAVVLGEYQDLKEGMNAKCTGRILEVPVGPELLGRVVDALGNPIDGKGPIDAKLTDAVEKVAPGVIWRKSVDQPVQTGYKSVDAMIPVGRGQRELIIGDRQIGKTALAIDAIINQKNSGIRCVYVAIGQKQSTIANVVRKLEENGALANTIVVVASASESAALQYLAPYSGCTMGEYFRDRGEDALIVYDDLSKQAVAYRQISLLLRRPPGREAYPGDVFYLHSRLLERASRVSEEYVEKFTNGEVKGKTGSLTALPIIETQAGDVSAFVPTNVISITDGQIFLESAMFNSGIRPAVNAGISVSRVGGAAQTKIIKKLSGGIRTALAQYRELAAFAQFASDLDDATRKQLEHGQRVTELMKQKQYAPMSIAEMSLSLYAAERGFLQDVEIAKVGAFEQALIAYFQRENAALLAKINEKGDFNDEIDAGIKAGIEKFKATQTW, from the coding sequence ATGCAGCAACTCAATCCTTCCGAAATTAGTGAAATCATCAAGGGGCGCATCGAGAAACTCGACGTCGCCTCGCAAGCGCGCAACGAAGGCACCATCGTCAGTGTTTCCGATGGCATCGTGCGCATCTTCGGTCTGGCCGACGTCATGTACGGCGAGATGATCGAATTCCCGGGCGGCGTCTACGGTATGGCGCTGAACCTGGAGCAAGACTCCGTCGGTGCTGTGGTACTGGGTGAATACCAGGACCTCAAAGAAGGCATGAACGCCAAGTGCACCGGCCGCATCCTGGAAGTACCGGTTGGTCCGGAACTGCTGGGTCGCGTTGTCGACGCCCTGGGTAACCCGATCGATGGCAAAGGCCCGATCGATGCCAAACTGACCGACGCTGTCGAGAAAGTGGCACCGGGCGTGATCTGGCGTAAGTCGGTAGACCAGCCGGTTCAGACCGGTTACAAGTCGGTCGACGCCATGATCCCGGTTGGCCGTGGCCAGCGCGAGCTGATCATCGGTGACCGTCAGATCGGTAAAACCGCTCTGGCCATCGACGCCATCATCAACCAGAAGAACAGCGGCATCCGCTGCGTCTACGTTGCCATCGGTCAGAAGCAATCGACCATCGCCAACGTCGTGCGCAAGCTGGAAGAAAACGGCGCCCTGGCCAACACCATCGTGGTGGTTGCCAGCGCTTCGGAATCCGCTGCTCTGCAATACCTGGCTCCGTACTCCGGCTGCACCATGGGCGAGTACTTCCGTGACCGCGGCGAAGACGCTCTGATCGTTTATGACGATCTGTCCAAGCAAGCTGTTGCCTACCGCCAGATCTCCCTGCTGCTGCGCCGTCCGCCGGGCCGCGAAGCTTACCCGGGCGACGTGTTCTATCTCCACAGCCGTCTGCTGGAGCGCGCTTCCCGCGTTTCCGAAGAGTACGTAGAGAAGTTCACCAACGGCGAAGTGAAAGGCAAGACCGGTTCCCTGACCGCCCTGCCGATCATCGAGACCCAGGCCGGCGACGTTTCCGCGTTCGTTCCGACCAACGTGATCTCGATCACCGACGGCCAGATCTTCCTGGAATCCGCCATGTTCAACTCGGGTATCCGTCCGGCCGTCAACGCCGGTATCTCGGTATCCCGTGTAGGTGGCGCGGCCCAGACCAAGATCATCAAGAAGCTGTCCGGTGGCATTCGTACCGCCCTGGCCCAGTACCGTGAACTGGCGGCCTTCGCCCAGTTCGCCTCGGACCTGGACGACGCGACCCGCAAGCAGCTGGAACATGGTCAGCGCGTTACCGAGCTGATGAAGCAGAAGCAGTACGCGCCGATGTCCATCGCCGAGATGTCGCTGTCCCTGTATGCCGCCGAGCGTGGCTTCCTGCAGGACGTCGAGATCGCCAAGGTGGGCGCCTTCGAACAAGCGCTGATCGCCTACTTCCAACGTGAGAACGCCGCTCTGCTGGCGAAGATCAACGAGAAGGGTGACTTCAACGACGAAATCGACGCAGGCATCAAGGCTGGCATCGAGAAGTTCAAGGCCACCCAAACCTGGTAA
- the atpG gene encoding F0F1 ATP synthase subunit gamma, whose protein sequence is MAGAKEIRSKIASIKSTQKITNAMEKVAVSKMRKAQMRMAAGRPYAERIRQVIGHLANANPEYRHPFMVEREVKRVGYIVVSSDRGLAGGLNINLFKALVKDMSGQRDRGAEIDLCVIGSKGASFFKSYGGNVVAAISHLGEEPSINDLIGSVKVMLDAYLEGRIDRLYVVSNKFVNTMTQKPTVEQLIPLVAEDNAELKHHWDYLYEPDAKALLDGLLVRYVESQVYQAVVENNACEQAARMIAMKNATDNAGDLISGLQLIYNKARQAAITQEISEIVGGAAAV, encoded by the coding sequence ATGGCAGGCGCAAAAGAGATTCGCAGCAAGATTGCGAGCATCAAAAGCACGCAAAAAATCACCAATGCCATGGAAAAGGTGGCGGTGAGCAAGATGCGCAAGGCACAAATGCGCATGGCGGCCGGCCGTCCCTACGCGGAGCGCATTCGCCAGGTGATCGGCCATCTGGCCAACGCCAACCCGGAATACCGTCACCCGTTCATGGTCGAGCGTGAAGTAAAACGCGTCGGCTACATCGTGGTGAGCTCCGACCGTGGCCTGGCTGGCGGCCTGAACATCAACCTGTTCAAGGCGCTCGTCAAGGACATGAGCGGGCAGCGCGATCGTGGCGCAGAGATTGACCTCTGCGTGATCGGCTCCAAGGGTGCATCCTTCTTCAAGAGCTATGGCGGCAACGTGGTTGCAGCTATCAGCCACCTGGGCGAAGAGCCGTCGATCAACGATCTGATCGGCAGCGTCAAGGTCATGCTGGATGCCTACCTGGAAGGTCGTATCGATCGCCTGTACGTGGTTTCCAACAAGTTCGTCAACACCATGACCCAGAAGCCGACCGTGGAACAGCTGATTCCGCTGGTGGCCGAGGACAATGCCGAGCTGAAGCACCACTGGGACTACCTCTACGAACCCGACGCCAAGGCCCTCCTCGACGGCCTGCTGGTGCGCTACGTGGAATCCCAGGTGTACCAGGCCGTGGTTGAGAACAACGCCTGTGAGCAGGCGGCCCGGATGATTGCAATGAAGAACGCTACCGACAACGCCGGTGATCTGATCAGTGGTCTGCAACTGATCTACAACAAGGCACGTCAGGCGGCGATCACCCAGGAAATCTCGGAAATCGTCGGCGGCGCTGCCGCGGTGTAA
- the atpD gene encoding F0F1 ATP synthase subunit beta gives MSSGRIVQIIGAVIDVEFPRDAVPSIYEALKVQGVETTLEVQQQLGDGVVRSIAMGSTEGLKRGLNVESTGAAISVPVGTKTLGRIMDVLGNPIDEAGPIGEEERWGIHRDAPSYADQAGGNDLLETGIKVIDLVCPFAKGGKVGLFGGAGVGKTVNMMELIRNIAMEHSGYSVFAGVGERTREGNDFYHEMKDSGVLDKVALVYGQMNEPPGNRLRVALTGLTMAEKFRDEGRDVLLFIDNIYRYTLAGTEVSALLGRMPSAVGYQPTLAEEMGVLQERITSTKKGSITSIQAVYVPADDLTDPSPATTFAHLDATVVLSRDIASLGIYPAVDPLDSTSRQLDPLVIGQDHYDTARGVQYVLQRYKELKDIIAILGMDELSESDKLLVARARKIQRFLSQPFFVAEVFTGSPGKYVSLKDTIAGFKGILNGDYDHLPEQAFYMVGGIEEAIEKAKKL, from the coding sequence ATGAGTAGCGGACGTATCGTTCAAATCATCGGCGCCGTGATCGACGTGGAATTCCCGCGCGATGCCGTGCCGAGCATCTACGAGGCCCTGAAGGTTCAGGGCGTCGAAACCACCCTGGAAGTTCAGCAGCAGCTGGGCGACGGCGTGGTTCGTTCCATTGCGATGGGTTCCACCGAAGGCCTCAAGCGTGGCCTGAACGTGGAAAGCACCGGCGCAGCCATCTCCGTCCCGGTCGGCACCAAGACCCTGGGCCGTATCATGGACGTGCTGGGCAACCCGATCGACGAAGCTGGTCCGATTGGCGAAGAAGAGCGCTGGGGTATTCACCGCGACGCTCCGTCCTACGCTGACCAGGCTGGCGGCAACGACCTGCTGGAAACCGGCATCAAGGTAATCGACCTGGTCTGCCCGTTCGCCAAGGGCGGTAAAGTCGGTCTGTTCGGTGGCGCCGGTGTCGGCAAGACCGTAAACATGATGGAACTGATCCGTAACATCGCCATGGAGCACAGCGGTTACTCTGTGTTCGCTGGTGTGGGCGAGCGTACTCGTGAGGGTAACGACTTCTACCACGAGATGAAGGATTCCGGCGTACTGGACAAGGTAGCCCTGGTTTACGGCCAGATGAACGAGCCGCCGGGCAACCGTCTGCGCGTTGCACTGACCGGCCTGACCATGGCCGAGAAGTTCCGTGACGAAGGCCGTGACGTACTGCTGTTCATCGACAACATCTACCGTTACACCCTCGCCGGTACCGAAGTATCCGCACTGCTGGGCCGTATGCCTTCCGCAGTAGGTTACCAGCCGACCCTGGCCGAAGAGATGGGCGTTCTGCAAGAGCGCATCACCTCCACCAAGAAAGGCTCGATCACCTCGATCCAGGCCGTCTACGTTCCCGCGGACGACCTGACCGACCCGAGCCCGGCGACCACCTTCGCCCACTTGGACGCCACCGTCGTACTGTCCCGTGACATCGCCTCGCTGGGTATCTACCCGGCAGTTGATCCGCTGGACTCGACTTCCCGTCAGCTGGACCCGCTGGTCATCGGCCAGGATCACTACGACACCGCTCGTGGCGTGCAGTACGTTCTGCAGCGCTACAAGGAGCTGAAGGACATCATCGCGATCCTGGGCATGGACGAACTGTCCGAGTCCGACAAGCTGCTGGTGGCCCGTGCTCGTAAGATCCAGCGCTTCCTGTCCCAGCCGTTCTTCGTGGCTGAAGTATTCACCGGCTCGCCGGGCAAATACGTCTCCCTGAAGGACACCATCGCTGGCTTCAAAGGCATCCTCAACGGCGACTACGATCACCTGCCCGAGCAGGCGTTCTACATGGTCGGCGGCATCGAAGAAGCCATCGAGAAAGCGAAGAAGCTGTAA
- a CDS encoding F0F1 ATP synthase subunit epsilon, whose product MAITVHCDIVSAEAEIFSGLVELVVAHGSLGDLGIAPGHAPLITELKPGPIRLVKQGGEQEVYYISGGFLEVQPNMVKVLADTVIRAGDLDEAAAQTALKEAEKALQGKGAEFDYSSAAARLAEAAAQLRTVQQVRKKYGG is encoded by the coding sequence ATGGCTATTACTGTCCACTGCGACATCGTCAGCGCCGAAGCGGAGATCTTCTCCGGTCTGGTTGAGCTGGTCGTAGCGCACGGCTCCCTGGGCGATCTGGGTATCGCTCCGGGCCACGCGCCGCTGATCACCGAGCTCAAGCCGGGTCCGATCCGCCTGGTGAAGCAGGGTGGCGAGCAGGAGGTGTACTACATCTCCGGCGGCTTCCTCGAAGTACAGCCGAACATGGTCAAGGTTCTCGCCGACACCGTGATTCGCGCAGGCGACCTCGACGAAGCGGCTGCCCAGACCGCACTGAAGGAAGCTGAGAAGGCTCTGCAAGGTAAAGGTGCAGAGTTCGACTACAGCTCCGCCGCAGCCCGCCTGGCCGAAGCCGCAGCGCAACTGCGCACGGTCCAGCAGGTTCGCAAGAAGTACGGCGGCTAA
- the glmU gene encoding bifunctional UDP-N-acetylglucosamine diphosphorylase/glucosamine-1-phosphate N-acetyltransferase GlmU: MSLEIVILAAGQGTRMRSALPKVLHPVAGKPMLAHVIDTARGLGPSRIHVVIGHGADLVRERLQADDLNFVIQEQQLGTGHAVAQAAPFLSADNVLILYGDVPLIEQPTLERLMAQATPAQLALLTVELDDPTGYGRIIRGADGEVQAIVEQKDATPEQRTIREGNTGILAAPRERLLGWLSRLSNSNAQGEYYLTDVIAMAVGDGLRVATAQPQVAMETQGANDRLQLSELERFFQQRVARRLMAQGVTLIDPARFDVRGEVSVGRDVSIDINVILEGQVEIEDDVQIGPNCYIKDSTLRRGAIIKANSHLEGAHVGPDSDVGPFARLRPGSVLERKVHVGNFVELKNAHLQDGVKVGHLTYLGDSEVGARSNIGAGTITCNYDGANKWRTTIGEDVFIGSNNSLVAPVDIGTGATTGAGSTITAEVPAGTLGVGRAKQRVIEGWKRPEKIKKS, encoded by the coding sequence ATGTCTCTCGAAATCGTCATTCTTGCTGCCGGCCAGGGCACCCGCATGCGCTCGGCCCTGCCGAAAGTCCTGCATCCGGTCGCTGGCAAACCGATGCTTGCCCACGTGATCGATACCGCTCGTGGCCTCGGCCCGTCGCGCATCCATGTGGTGATTGGCCATGGAGCCGACCTGGTGCGTGAGCGCCTGCAGGCGGATGACCTGAATTTCGTGATCCAGGAACAACAACTGGGCACCGGCCACGCTGTGGCGCAGGCAGCCCCGTTCCTGAGTGCAGACAATGTGCTGATCCTCTACGGCGATGTGCCGCTGATCGAGCAACCGACCCTGGAACGCCTGATGGCCCAGGCCACGCCGGCACAGCTGGCGCTGCTGACGGTCGAGCTGGACGACCCCACTGGCTACGGCCGCATCATCCGTGGCGCCGATGGCGAGGTTCAGGCCATCGTCGAGCAGAAGGACGCCACTCCCGAGCAGCGCACCATTCGCGAAGGCAATACCGGCATCCTTGCTGCGCCCCGTGAGCGCCTGCTGGGCTGGCTGTCGCGGCTGTCCAACTCCAACGCCCAGGGTGAGTACTACCTTACCGACGTCATCGCCATGGCGGTGGGTGACGGCCTGCGTGTGGCTACCGCCCAGCCGCAGGTGGCGATGGAAACCCAGGGCGCCAATGACCGTCTGCAGCTTTCCGAGCTGGAGCGCTTCTTCCAGCAGCGCGTGGCGCGCCGCCTGATGGCCCAGGGCGTGACCCTGATCGATCCGGCGCGTTTCGACGTTCGTGGCGAAGTCAGCGTCGGCCGCGACGTCAGCATCGACATCAACGTGATTCTCGAAGGCCAGGTGGAGATCGAGGATGACGTGCAGATCGGCCCGAACTGCTACATCAAGGACAGCACCCTGCGTCGCGGTGCGATCATCAAGGCCAACTCGCACCTGGAAGGCGCCCATGTCGGCCCCGACAGCGATGTCGGCCCGTTCGCCCGCCTGCGTCCGGGCAGCGTGCTGGAGCGCAAGGTGCATGTGGGTAACTTCGTCGAGCTGAAGAATGCACACCTGCAGGACGGCGTGAAGGTCGGCCACCTGACCTACCTGGGGGACAGCGAAGTCGGTGCGCGCTCCAACATCGGCGCCGGCACCATCACCTGCAACTACGATGGCGCGAACAAGTGGCGCACTACCATCGGCGAGGACGTTTTCATCGGCTCCAACAATTCGCTGGTGGCGCCTGTGGATATCGGTACCGGGGCCACGACTGGCGCGGGTTCCACCATCACTGCCGAAGTTCCGGCCGGCACCCTGGGGGTCGGTCGCGCCAAGCAGCGGGTGATCGAAGGCTGGAAGCGCCCGGAAAAGATCAAGAAGTCCTGA
- a CDS encoding MarC family protein has protein sequence MLGVAILIFLITDPFGNIAVFLAALKSVPAERRLKVALRELLFALGLLLLFLTLGEHILTGLGLSKEATGIAGGIILFVVAMRLIFPTPQGVLGDMPDNEPLFVPLATPAVAGPSALAMLITLRSTYTGPLWELYLAVILAWAATAFILMQAAFLQRFLGPRGLMAVERLAGMLLIMLSVNMLLQNVRSFLHIAA, from the coding sequence ATGCTTGGCGTCGCCATCCTGATCTTTCTGATCACCGACCCGTTCGGCAACATCGCGGTCTTCCTTGCCGCTCTCAAGTCGGTCCCCGCCGAACGCCGTCTGAAGGTGGCACTGCGCGAACTGCTGTTTGCCCTGGGTCTGCTGCTGTTGTTCCTGACCCTGGGCGAGCACATCCTCACCGGGCTCGGGCTTTCGAAGGAAGCTACCGGCATTGCTGGCGGCATCATCCTCTTCGTGGTCGCCATGCGCCTGATCTTCCCCACGCCCCAGGGCGTACTGGGCGACATGCCGGACAACGAGCCGCTGTTCGTGCCGCTGGCCACCCCGGCCGTGGCGGGGCCGTCGGCGCTGGCGATGCTGATCACCCTGCGCAGCACCTACACTGGTCCCTTGTGGGAGCTGTATCTGGCGGTGATCCTGGCCTGGGCCGCGACTGCCTTCATCCTGATGCAGGCAGCATTCCTCCAGCGCTTCCTCGGCCCGCGCGGGCTGATGGCGGTGGAGCGTCTGGCCGGCATGCTGCTGATCATGCTCAGCGTCAACATGCTCCTGCAGAACGTGCGCAGCTTCCTGCACATCGCCGCTTGA
- a CDS encoding N-acetylmuramoyl-L-alanine amidase, with protein MTLRVLTFALLTTLLAGCADKGLQIDREHVSKNQDSRIQYVIVHYTSADLPRSLALLTHGEVSAHYLIGDNPATIYQLVDENRRAWHAGASEWQGRTWLNSTSIGIELVNPGYRDTPSGKIWYPYPDAQIDALIALLKDITKRQGITPEHILGHSDIAPQRKVDPGPLFPWKKLADAGLIPWPKPGELSRRLAELNGQLPAPVWFQQQLARHGYAVPLDGVMDEETRNVIAAFQMRFRPARFDGEPDLETAALLLAVPTS; from the coding sequence ATGACCCTGCGTGTCCTGACCTTCGCGCTCCTCACCACACTGCTCGCCGGCTGCGCCGACAAGGGCCTGCAGATTGATCGCGAGCACGTGTCGAAGAACCAGGACAGCCGCATCCAGTACGTCATCGTCCACTACACCTCGGCCGACCTGCCGCGTTCGCTGGCGCTGCTGACCCACGGCGAGGTGAGTGCGCACTACCTGATCGGCGACAACCCGGCGACCATCTACCAGCTGGTGGACGAGAACCGCCGCGCCTGGCACGCCGGCGCCAGCGAATGGCAGGGCCGGACCTGGCTGAATTCCACGTCCATCGGCATCGAACTGGTGAACCCCGGCTACCGCGACACCCCCAGTGGCAAGATCTGGTATCCCTATCCGGATGCGCAGATCGACGCGCTGATCGCCTTGCTCAAGGACATCACCAAGCGCCAGGGCATCACCCCGGAACACATCCTCGGGCACAGCGACATCGCCCCGCAGCGCAAGGTCGACCCGGGCCCGCTGTTCCCCTGGAAGAAGCTGGCCGACGCCGGGCTGATTCCCTGGCCGAAACCGGGCGAGCTGTCGCGCAGGCTGGCCGAGCTGAATGGGCAGCTGCCGGCGCCGGTCTGGTTCCAGCAGCAGCTGGCGCGCCACGGTTACGCGGTGCCGCTCGATGGCGTGATGGATGAGGAAACCCGCAACGTGATCGCCGCGTTCCAGATGCGCTTCCGCCCGGCGCGCTTCGACGGCGAGCCGGACCTGGAAACCGCCGCGCTGCTGCTGGCCGTACCGACTTCTTAA